The region CCCTTCAGGCACCACGAACCCTCTGGTGCTCCTGCAGAGCTAGGCCTGGCACTGACCTAGGAGCGCTGAGCTGGGGTTCCAGGATCTCAAGGAATgactggaaggaaaatggggtggTGAGGTGCAGGGGAGGGGTAAGAAGGTTGTGAAAGGTCTGAGAGGAAGCCTGGAAAAACACTGGATGCCAGCATCGTGGGGTGTTCACTGCAGGTCTGTTTTCTGCCTcaagtctgtctctgtgtctgccCTTCCCTTTCCTGGCTCAGTCTTTGTCCTTCCCTCTGTTTCCAACTCTCTTAAACCTTCTAAAGAAGGAGGGTAAATTAGTTTACGAGTCAGGCTTTCCCATCCCACCTCCGTGACCCCAAAACCTTGAGTGAGGTTTCCACACCTGTCCTGCTCAATCCATCCATTTGCCCCTACCACAGGGCCCTCAGATCCGTGAATGCTTGTCTTCATGTGCCTCCAGCCCACTCCATGTCTATTTGTCACATCCCGTGTCCATGCCTCCCCACgtatctcccctccccctcctcatgtTCCACTTCCTCTCACAGAGACCTTGGCCAGTGCCAAGGAGGAGAACGTGGAGATTCACCAGACCCTCGACCAGACCCTGCTGGAACTCAACAACCTGTGAGGGGTGGCTCTGCCTCCAGAGAGGCTGTAGTTGCTGCCCCAACCCAATAAAACTAATGTTACTGGCATCACAGGGCCCTTTAAACCCTTCTTTGGTGTTGGCAATGGTGGtggcagttttccaaagtggaaaAGGCTGAGAGGATGCCTGAGGGGAGCAATGGAGTTGGAAGGACCCCTGAGTGGGCAGGGCCTGGTTCCATGCTCTGTGACAAGACTTCTATTTTGAGAGTAGccaaggggtgggggtgctgtgctCATTTAGGAGGGTTTGTGAATGGGCTGTGTGAagcagagaggggctgggggtaCATCCTGGCCCTTAACCCTCAAGCGGGCAAAGGAGCTGCCGTCTGCACCGCTGCCCCATTCCAGCACGTGGCTGGGCCAGACACCACCACCTGAAGGCAAAGCTGCAGAACTAGAGAGATTTCACCTGAACGGGGTGAAAGCCCATAAGCCTCAATGTGATTTTAAGCCTAGAGACTGAGACTGCCCTGCTCCCAGACACATACACTGGtctacacacgcacacactagGCCTTTTCAACAATCTCAGTCATTTCTGCCCCCTTCCTGAGAGCAGAATGTGCCCTCCCCACCAAAGACGCCACACCCCAACCCTGTGAAATGTTACCTTACATGGGAAAGGGACCTTGTGATTCAGCCAAGGATTTTGAGACAGGGAGATTACCCCAGGTTATCTGGATCGGTCAGTGTAACCACAGGGGTCTTTACCAGAGGGGGCAAACAGGTCAAAAGTAGTTGCAGGAGGTGTGACAATGGGGGCAAGAGGTTGGAGAGATGCGAAGCAGGGGCCGCAAGCCAAGGGAGGCTTGGcttctagaagctgaaaaaggcacGGAAACATTCTCCCCTCAGTgtccagaaggaaccagcccctGCTGACACCTTGTCTTTATAAAGCCCATAAGATTCATTTTgggcttctgacctccagaaatcCAAGAGAATGAATTTGCATTACTATTAAGTTTGTGGTACATTGTTACAGCATCAGTAGGAAATAAATAGACCACCCTCACTTGGGGAACAAAGGTATCTTCCACATATTttattagaaacatttattttttaaaaaaatatttggtgaTTAAAAAGGGCATGGTGTAATAAGCAGGCTCAACAAAGtctccagccctccaccccccagaTTCCTCTGGCTGGCTTCTCGCTGCACACTCTCCAAGTTCCAGGCCTTTAGGCACTGGTCTCAGTGACCTCTGCTGGATGGTAGCTAACAGGCCCTTTGGTGCCCCTTGGATGTCTACATGAAAAGGAAGCCTAATCAGAAAACTGGCCCAGGGTGAGCCCATTTGCATGTAATTAGCATGAAGCTGCTCTGGACTCCATGTAGGAAGTGGGGGCTGTGCCTGTGGGAGGGGTCAGTATGATACATACCTTTGCTGCCTTCTCATTTGCACAAGGAAGGTGATACTAGTGACAGCAAAGAGAATGCCAAAAACCAGGGCCAGGATGTCACCTGTAGGGCAAGGAGAGCCTGCCTAAGAGAAGAGGAGGCAGTAGGGTTCCTACTCTGTATTTCTCCCCATGACCCTAGGTTCTCTAGCATAGCTAGAAGAGACCAGCAAAGGGATGGAGACGGATACCCAAGAAGGGGTAAGACAACCaccttttttcctcctgaaaaatgaagtaaaagagaTTGTTTGGGAAGGAGGATGCTAGATTTCTGGAGCTCCATTCTGACCAACTCTTGCCCTGGGGACAATAAGGCAACGCCCCACCTTGATCAGACACTATCCTCATGGGGCTGGAGGTCTGTTCTGCAGAAAAGGAGAGGCAGTAGGCGTGGTCCTGCCTAGCCCCTGGGACTAAGCTGTGCCTAGGGGGTTTTCCCAGCATCAGGAGCCAGGGAAGGGACACAGACTCACCTGCAGTGAGGCAGTAATTCAGGTGGactgaagagaaaaaggagacgTTAGAGCTGGGGTTGTGACCACCAGTGACACAAAACTGAGGACACATGGGAAGATGAGGGAGTTGTGGCTGGGGGACATGGGAATATAGGATACCAGACAAAGCTGCACCTGGCTCAACAGTCTGGGGCACTTCAGCAGGGAAGGAGGCCTCAATCATTCGCCCGTTCAACGGCTGCGTGGCTCGGAAGTTGGGCTGTAGCTGCGAGTCCTCAGGTTCCCACCGGGAGCCAGAGAGGGTGTGGAGCTAGGGAAGTCATTAGACCGTGGAAGGAGGGCTCATGACAAGGAAACAAAAGGGTTATAGGTCTTTTCGCAGCCCCTACCTCAGGTCTCCACCTTCCATGTCCCCCCTCAAGCCCCTGCCACACAGCCCTTTCTTCATGCCTCCTCTTTCTCACCTCATTCTATATCcctttcccccacacccccacctccccacatgTTCCAGCCCCACCTGCTCAGCACTCAGCCTCACTGTCTGGTTGAACACAGTCCAGATGACCCCTTGGGCACAGGGGGGTGTGGTCAGAGACCCCTCATATCGGAAGTAGCGGCTGAGGTCGGAGGGCAGCAGTGCTGATACATCCAGTCCTGGGACCCAAGTCTCTGAGTCTGCAGAAAGGACCCGTGCTAGAATCTCCTCTAGGTGTCTCCCCTCCCAAGCTTTGGGGTGCAGGGATACAGTTTCACATCCCAGAAGGCAGGCGGACTCACTTCCCTGAGACCACTGCTTCACTAAATGTATCCCTTCCCATAACTTACCACAAGGCAACATAGAAGAAGGTAAAAGGCTTTGGAGCCTCACAGAGTAAGAAAATTTGTCCTTAGTTCCTCCATCTGAGTCTTCACTCTTAGTTTGCATGCTATGATAACATGCTGGACCACAGATATAAGGtcagagtaaataaaaaagaaaatgagctgagccctggctggtgtggctcagtggattgagtgctggcctgtgaatcaaagggccaccagtttgattcccagtcagggcacatgcctgggttatgggccaggtccccagtaggaggtgtgcaagaggcaaccacacattgatgtttttctccctctctttctctttcccttcctctctctctaaaaataaataaataaataacaaacaaaaggTCCAGTAGGGTGAGATTTAAAATGACCCAGAGTGACTGAGaaggaaaagatttcaaaaataaatatttacaaatttaaaacatttgatgCTCATGAAGAATAGATAGTTCTCAGAAAAATTTTAGCTCTCCGGACTCAACACCTAAGTTCCAAACACTatttttggcgggggggggggggggtttcttatttggtttttgtcttactttattttttgttcgGTTTTGGGTTTTAAACATACAACCTGTGGGCAGAAGTTTGCCTTTGCCTGTTTGCCTCTGCTCAGCTTCCTAGTTATTAACAAGGTCATAGCTGCCCAGGGTGCACATGAACGGTCTCCCTGTGTGGACGGGACCCAGCCTCATACCTTCCTCCGCAATGTCTTTCAAATGTGACAGCAACTGCTCGTAGGCGCTGTTTTCCTCTGGGCCTTCCTAGGAGATGACAGGTAATAGTGtatctagggctatgtctagagGCCTGAAGGTGAGGTGGGGTTCCCACAGTCCTCCCTTTTTCCTCAGCTCTGAGAATACTGGGGGAACACAAAACCGTGTGTATTATCACTCAAAGTCCATTTACTCTTACTCTGTAAACTAACCTAACAAGCTCAAGGGCTCGTTTTCAATGGCAAattggaggaggaggcagaaggcgGGCCACTAGGATACAAGGCCCTCAAGGCCTGGGCCCCACTCCAGAAAGCCCTAACGATCGCTGAATTCATGTTACCTCTGCATGCACCTCAATAATCTGTGTGTTTGCCTTTGGGAGCAAGGACATGTTATTTCCGAGGCACTTCTCTGAACTTTGTGCTTGGAGGCTGGTGTTACACAGTCAGGGCAGGAGTGAGCCCAGCAGGTGTCCCGTCACTCCTCCATTGTACTAGTTTCCTGTAATCGGCATATGTAGCCTTGATCATCACAGGTCCACAGAGGACTCTAAGTGTTTCTATAGACCTCATTCCATTTCACAAAGGGGATATTATTGTTATAGGAGCATGAGAGAAATCACTCTTTCTTATATCCCCTTTATTACACCCGCCAGTCCCTGAACGGGCCATGTTCTGCGTCTTTGCACATACCATTTCTCTGTACAGAacatctccttttctttcccactgGTGAAGTCTTCAAGtttcacctcctctgagaagacTTCCCTGACCACCTCTTTTCCTCTGTCCTTTGTATTTGTCTACCCTATCAGCTTCCTTCACAGGCTGTGGGCTCCTTAGAGACAAGAGCCACAGTTTCTGAATCCTCTTGGGAGGCCCAGTGCCTCCTTCACAGTGGGTGTTGAATGAATTAACTAACGAGTGAATGAGGATAAGCAGGTGCCAGGGTGAGTGTACTGGGGCAGGTCTCTGGGGGCAAGATACACTGAGCCTGGGGGCAGAGGAATCCGGGAGTGGGGGATGTCCAGGGCTGGTACCTGCAGAAAGGCAGCCAACACAGCCAGGCCTCCTGGGCGCCCCAAGGCCTCCTCAACATTGGCAAATGCAGTGCTGAGGTGAACCACGTGGATCTGGGGAGAACAGGCGGGTAGGAATGATCAAGATCCCCTCCCCCTGAGCTCCCTTCATCCCTCTGCGGACATCTGCGCTCTCACCTCGGCAGGGAAACGGTGGCCACCTATCGTGTGTTCTGAGCCAGGGCGACCCGCAGATCCCCAGTGCAGATGCAACTGCTTGGCCCAGTACTCCCGCCCGGGACCCAGGGTCATCACCAGCCCCGGAGGCAGAGTCAGCTGCACTGAGAGGGGAGAGTGGGTGAGCCAGGGAGTCGGACCCCGCTGCGCCCCTGTGAGCCAAACTAATTCCTAAGCATCGCTAGGACAGTCTCGCTTCCCAAGGCCCTTTCGGGTCTCCAGAGAGCCTCCGCCCCTTCCCTGATGCTCCGCCCTGAGACCGCCTCACCAGTGTGGCCGTTGTTGCTGAGGCGCAGGTTTGTAAGTAGCGGGAGCTGAAAGCCAAAGAATTCTAGGGGTCGCAGGGCCGGGCGAAATGCGGTGAGCTCCGGGCGGATATCTACTGGGGACTGGAAGTGGTCTGCGCAGGCCGGTGACACTAGGGGCCAGGGCAGGCCTCCTGTGGTGTGAGAGTAAGTACAGGAAGGTGGTAAGATCCGGAACTTTAAGGGATGCAGGATAGAAAAGGTGAAGAGGTGGAGTCTGAGGACACCGGGCGGGAGATAGAAACCAGGGAAGTGCACAGAGATAGGAAGCCGGCCATGTTGAGGACTGGCAGACGTGGatgttggggggcaggggcgggggcggggggatggaGGTGATGCCTAGAGTTCAGGGATGGTTGGGGACAGATGAGCAAAGCTGGGTGCCCAGATTGGATGGTTGTCTCACCTCCATAGCGCCAAAGACTGTGGTCATCCCCTGCATAAATGAGAAGGATTAGGATCTGCTCTTTGAGCCCAGGCCCTCCCTGACAGCCAGGACGAGGTGGGCGCCCCCCTCACTGGCAGGGCTTCACAAACTCTGATGCCTCACAGGGGCATAGCAGATGGCAGAAACGCCTAAAGCTGGCCAGGTGTAAAGCACCACAGAATGCAGCCAAACACACCACCACAGCGAGGTGGGCCACGCAGAGACCCCACTGACCATGGAGATGCCAGTCTGCACCACTGTGTTAGCAAAATGGGTGGCAGCCTCAGCTCCCAGGCCCGATCATTAAGcatctttcctttcccccttacCTATCCCTCCTCTCCACTCatccctcttccctttctgggTTCCAAAGTCATTCCCCAAAGTTCCTGGTTTGGAAGTCAAGACACCAGGGCCCCCCTACTGGctgtttcctccttcctgggtctgtttcttcacctgtaaactGAAGAAGAGGTGAACTCTTCCTCAACTGAGCAGGTGAGCCCTTCCGGCTCCCCTTCCAGTACCccatccttcctcttctcttccttcctactCTTACGTCTACCCATGTTTTTGCTCCACATTCCtaatctctttctcctctccaacCTTCCCCGTTCTTTCCCACCTCTTCCTATTCATCTCTCTCCATCTGTGCCCCATTTTTGTGTCCCCATCCATCCCCTTCTAGCTCTGAAGGAGGGGAAGGATCTAGTAGCATGAGAGCCCCTAGGGGTGGGAAAGGCTACTGTCAGAGTaggtctccttcctctccctccccgaATAATCCCTGCCTGGGCTAGAGATTTAGTGAAAGGAGACACAAACCTGGAGCCTAGATTTGGAGGGCTGATGACCACGTACCTTTGTGGTTCCTTTCAGCATTGTTCTGGGGCACTTGAGTGTCCCTGGGAGCCTCAGAAGTGGGTAGATCCTCTATCTTCAGAGAGTCCTCTTCCTCTGTTTCAGTCTTCATTCCAGGCAGGTCCTCCTCTCCAGCTGGATTTTCACTGGGCAGGTCCTCCTTGCCCAGTGGATCATTTTCTGCAGATGAATCTCCTCCCATGGAGGGAGTCCCCTGCATCCAGGGTAGGCTCTGGGGATGGGCAGGTACCAAGAGCAGCAGTACCAGCAGCATTTGCACACTGGGACGTGGAGTAGGGGCTGAGATCAACCgagggagccaggggctggggcacaggaGAGCCATGTGGCTGACTGTACAGTGCCCCAGACACGGTGTGTACGGGCTGTACGTGCATTGGAAAcaggagctgggtgggggaggagtgatCCTGGAGGGGAACAGGCTGACTCACAAAGTGCCTTTTTGTAGAGATGGAGCCAAAGTCCCTTGGGTCTCTCTGGCCCTTCGCCACCTCCCCGATACCAGGGTGGCGTGGGGGCAGGTTTGTGCACAGGCACAAGGTTATCGGGGTCATGGGCTCAGCCTGGAACCCAAAGCACCACCTGGCACTGCACAGGTTTTCCCTGGCACCAGCCGGCTGCCTGCCAGTCAGTCTCAGCTAACTCTGGCCtgcttcccagccccaggcagggaaggggaaagacaGGGAGGTGAGGCCCCCATGTCCTCTGGCTGAGAGGGGAGCAGCCCATGTGTTGCATACCATGCCCAGCCAGGGAGCAGATAAAGGGGTAGGGCAAGCTGCCGCAGGAGCTTGGAGAGACGGATAGGTGGGTAGGTGGGAGATAAATTCGAGTATGAATAGAAAactgagtgtatatatatatgtgagagaCTGATAGGTTTAAAGTAAATTAACTTTTCATCATATTACACATCTGTTCAAAAACCTTCAATGACTTCCCACTGCCTACCAGAGCGTCTTTCATCTGCCCATCTTCTCCCTCTAGTTGACTTCCATGTCCCTTCAAAATCTTGCCCAAGAGACCTTCCCATCTTATCTCTTCCTACTGCCCCTCATACTCCAGCCAAATTAAACCACTCCTTTCCCCCGCAAACCTCTGACCTCTCCATTCATCTAGTTCTCACTGCTGGGAATGCCATTCACTCTAATAGGCAACAAGTGTCTATTTAGCATCTGCCATATATAGGGCACCAGGCTAGATACAGCTGCTGTCctgaggagctcacagtctagggAGCGAGGGCAAATACTGCCATAAGATTTCGGGGAGACAGTTGAACTCTGCCTCAGAAAGTAATACAGATGTAGGCAAATTTGATCAGGGCTGTGAAGAAGTAGCAGTTCAACTTGGTAAAAACAATGGGGAGAATGGTACTCTGGGCAAAGGGGAGGCATCAAATATTTTGAGCAGAAGAATGACAGAATCCAGTTCCCATATCAGTTCATACTGAGGGCTGGTGTGGAGTGTGGAGCAGGAATTAGAGGGGGAGAGTGGGTGCTAGGAGACGAGTGAGAGGGCCCCAAGTATAGGCTTGGGATTCCCAGTCTCTGcctattcatttaacaaacatttattgagcctcctccaatcctccaggtactgttctaggccCTGGAGATACAGCACTGGACTGGAGAACACCACACATTGTAGTAAGTAAGGCCCCTGTGGCTTCGACAAACCAGGAGAGAGTAAGGCCATCTTAGGAGGTTGGTATCTGGAAGTAACGTTCAGTAGGTACACATCTGTATGGTTGTACGTGTTAattaaatatatggaaatatttcaccctggtcgggtagctcagttggttagagcgttgtccccatatgccaaggttgcaggcttgatcccTAATCAGAGCACATAAAAGAACCAACTAAGTTACGAATTCAATatatctgtttctttctctttccatctccctgccctccctctctctctaaagatcaataaataaaaaattttaaatatacacaagGCCTggccagaaagtatccagccatgtaccatgaaaaatagacatttattgaagaagatacaagaaacattgtacataggacaatgacacttcagtccccttcaaagtaggcaccttggggcctcacatagttctcccaattgccatcagctgccctgccatattttcttaaatctcatcaacattttgaaatctcttccctttcaaaggtgattttagttt is a window of Desmodus rotundus isolate HL8 chromosome 1, HLdesRot8A.1, whole genome shotgun sequence DNA encoding:
- the CA9 gene encoding carbonic anhydrase 9, which codes for MALLCPSPWLPRLISAPTPRPSVQMLLVLLLLVPAHPQSLPWMQGTPSMGGDSSAENDPLGKEDLPSENPAGEEDLPGMKTETEEEDSLKIEDLPTSEAPRDTQVPQNNAERNHKGDDHSLWRYGGGLPWPLVSPACADHFQSPVDIRPELTAFRPALRPLEFFGFQLPLLTNLRLSNNGHTVQLTLPPGLVMTLGPGREYWAKQLHLHWGSAGRPGSEHTIGGHRFPAEIHVVHLSTAFANVEEALGRPGGLAVLAAFLQEGPEENSAYEQLLSHLKDIAEEDSETWVPGLDVSALLPSDLSRYFRYEGSLTTPPCAQGVIWTVFNQTVRLSAEQLHTLSGSRWEPEDSQLQPNFRATQPLNGRMIEASFPAEVPQTVEPVHLNYCLTAGDILALVFGILFAVTSITFLVQMRRQQRHPRGTKGPVSYHPAEVTETSA